A stretch of the Thiocystis violascens DSM 198 genome encodes the following:
- the nadD gene encoding nicotinate-nucleotide adenylyltransferase, which translates to MIGILGGTFDPIHFGHLRPALDCLQGLGLAEVRFIPLNVAVHRPQPQAAGALRLRMLEAAIAGQPGFVADARELERSGGSFSYDTLVSLRAELGPRVPLCLLVGADAFAGFQSWYRPLGILELAHLVVMRRPGHGSVADPFLRNLYLEHGGDDPASLAAEPGGRILYQDVTQVAISSTRIRQLVARGLSSRYLLPDGVLALIEREGLYRSVG; encoded by the coding sequence ATGATCGGCATTCTCGGCGGAACCTTCGATCCCATCCATTTCGGGCATCTGCGTCCGGCATTGGACTGTCTGCAGGGACTGGGTCTCGCCGAGGTGCGCTTTATCCCCTTGAATGTCGCCGTGCATCGTCCGCAGCCTCAGGCGGCGGGTGCGTTGCGTTTGCGGATGCTGGAGGCGGCGATCGCGGGGCAGCCCGGCTTCGTGGCGGACGCACGCGAGTTGGAGCGCTCGGGCGGTTCCTTTTCCTATGACACCTTGGTCTCGCTGCGCGCCGAATTGGGTCCGCGGGTGCCGTTGTGTCTCTTGGTGGGGGCCGATGCCTTCGCGGGCTTCCAGTCGTGGTATCGGCCGCTCGGGATTCTTGAGTTGGCGCATCTGGTTGTCATGCGCCGGCCAGGTCATGGCTCGGTCGCGGACCCGTTTCTCAGAAACCTGTATCTGGAGCATGGCGGCGATGATCCGGCGTCCCTGGCGGCGGAGCCGGGCGGTCGCATTCTGTATCAGGATGTCACGCAGGTTGCGATTTCATCGACGCGTATTCGGCAATTGGTCGCGCGAGGTCTGAGTTCGCGCTATCTTCTGCCCGATGGGGTGCTCGCGCTGATCGAGCGTGAGGGGCTCTATCGATCGGTCGGTTAA
- a CDS encoding NAD(P)/FAD-dependent oxidoreductase: MARIVILGAGISGHTTARYLGKWVGKKHQIIVVSPNSKWNWIPSNIWVGVGEMTERQVTFELAPIYKKINVDFRQAKALSINPEGDAEHASPFVTVEYTEMSRAGQTEAIEYDYLVNATGPKLNFGATPGLGPEGGHTVSVCTPGHALEANSQLQKNIEAMKAGEERTFVIGTGHGMCTCQGAAFEYIYNVDHALREAGVRERARLVWISNEYELGDFGMGGVHITRGGYVTNGKVFAESLMVERGMEWITRAHITKIEPGKIHYELLDGTYHELDFDFSMLIPPFSGVGLKAFDKSGADITDQIFAPNGFMKVDADYAPKPFEEWSKADWPRTYQTPKYKNMFAIGIAFAPPHPISKVMKSPNGTQISPTPPRTGMPSASIGKAVAESLRDMLKGAPEPTHSASMGEMGAACLASTGSDIFNGTAATMTVFPVVPDYETYPEYGRDMNLTFGEIGLAGHWMKYILHHVFIYQAKLRPGWSILPD; encoded by the coding sequence ATGGCACGTATCGTTATCCTTGGGGCGGGTATTTCCGGCCACACCACTGCCCGATACCTGGGCAAATGGGTTGGGAAAAAGCATCAGATTATCGTGGTCTCGCCGAATTCCAAGTGGAATTGGATTCCGTCGAATATCTGGGTGGGTGTGGGCGAAATGACGGAGCGTCAGGTGACCTTCGAACTTGCCCCGATCTACAAAAAAATCAACGTGGATTTTCGTCAGGCCAAGGCTCTGTCGATCAACCCAGAAGGCGATGCCGAGCATGCCAGTCCCTTTGTGACGGTCGAATACACGGAGATGTCGCGGGCCGGGCAGACCGAGGCCATCGAGTACGACTATCTGGTCAACGCCACCGGTCCCAAGCTGAATTTCGGCGCCACGCCCGGCTTGGGGCCCGAAGGCGGTCATACCGTGTCGGTCTGCACGCCCGGCCACGCGCTGGAGGCGAACTCGCAACTGCAAAAGAACATCGAGGCGATGAAGGCTGGCGAGGAGCGCACCTTTGTCATCGGCACTGGGCACGGCATGTGCACATGCCAGGGCGCGGCCTTCGAGTATATCTACAATGTCGACCATGCCTTGCGCGAGGCGGGCGTGCGCGAACGCGCGCGGCTGGTCTGGATCAGCAACGAATACGAACTGGGCGATTTCGGCATGGGCGGCGTGCATATCACCCGTGGCGGCTATGTGACCAACGGCAAGGTGTTCGCCGAGTCGCTGATGGTCGAGCGCGGCATGGAATGGATCACCCGCGCGCACATCACCAAGATCGAGCCGGGCAAGATTCACTACGAACTGCTCGACGGCACCTATCATGAACTGGACTTCGATTTCTCCATGCTGATTCCGCCCTTCTCGGGGGTCGGTCTGAAGGCGTTCGACAAGTCTGGCGCCGACATCACCGATCAGATCTTCGCGCCCAACGGTTTCATGAAGGTCGATGCCGATTACGCTCCCAAGCCGTTCGAGGAGTGGAGCAAGGCCGATTGGCCCAGAACCTATCAGACGCCGAAATACAAGAACATGTTCGCGATCGGCATCGCCTTCGCGCCGCCGCATCCCATCAGCAAGGTCATGAAGAGCCCCAACGGCACCCAGATCAGCCCCACTCCGCCGCGGACCGGCATGCCCTCGGCGTCCATCGGCAAGGCCGTGGCGGAGAGTCTCCGCGACATGCTCAAGGGCGCGCCGGAGCCGACGCATTCCGCCTCCATGGGCGAGATGGGCGCCGCTTGCCTGGCCTCGACCGGCTCGGATATCTTCAACGGCACCGCCGCGACCATGACGGTGTTCCCCGTCGTTCCGGATTACGAGACCTATCCCGAATATGGACGGGATATGAACCTCACCTTCGGCGAGATCGGGCTAGCGGGGCATTGGATGAAATACATTCTTCACCATGTGTTCATCTACCAGGCCAAACTCCGTCCGGGTTGGTCCATTCTTCCGGATTGA
- the pstS gene encoding phosphate ABC transporter substrate-binding protein PstS — MMGKNALAGVLLALLAAGLPGLGVSDETADTLTIVGAGATFPAPLYQRWIIDYRQVRPDRIFTYDAVGSGEGVSRFLAGTVDFGASDAALSDKDLARVDPERGAIMIPMTAGMVVLAYNIPGVLEGLSLKRDVYLDIFAGRIRTWDDPRIRASNPGIALPNKAIVPVVRRDSSGTTFAFTNHLGAIDPWWSAEGPGIGKLIDWPGKAMTARGNEGVAQRVKITDGAIGYMEYEFAERLGMPVAILENRSGLPVMPSPGAGQAALASASEIPEDLRLFVPDPEGAEAYPIVSYTWILLNEHYADPAKGTALKDALTWGLDQGQVVARDLGYVPLPEPMIAKAREALARVR, encoded by the coding sequence ATGATGGGCAAGAACGCATTGGCGGGCGTGCTACTGGCGCTGCTCGCCGCCGGACTCCCGGGCCTCGGCGTCTCCGACGAGACGGCCGACACACTGACGATCGTGGGCGCGGGCGCCACCTTCCCCGCGCCGCTCTATCAGCGCTGGATCATCGACTATCGCCAGGTTCGCCCGGATCGGATCTTCACCTATGACGCGGTGGGCAGCGGCGAGGGCGTCAGCCGCTTTCTCGCTGGCACGGTGGACTTCGGGGCCAGCGACGCGGCCCTGTCCGACAAGGATCTGGCGCGGGTCGACCCGGAACGCGGCGCGATCATGATCCCCATGACCGCGGGCATGGTGGTACTCGCCTATAACATTCCTGGCGTGCTTGAGGGGTTGTCCCTGAAGCGGGATGTCTATCTCGACATCTTCGCGGGCCGCATCCGTACCTGGGACGATCCGCGCATCCGCGCCTCGAATCCAGGTATCGCCCTGCCGAACAAGGCCATCGTGCCGGTGGTCCGGCGCGATTCGAGCGGCACCACCTTCGCCTTCACCAATCATCTGGGGGCCATCGACCCCTGGTGGAGCGCCGAGGGGCCGGGGATCGGCAAGCTGATCGACTGGCCGGGCAAGGCCATGACCGCGCGCGGCAACGAAGGCGTCGCCCAGCGCGTCAAGATCACGGATGGCGCCATCGGTTACATGGAATACGAGTTCGCCGAACGTCTAGGAATGCCAGTCGCCATCCTGGAGAACCGCTCCGGCCTTCCGGTGATGCCAAGCCCTGGCGCGGGCCAGGCGGCCCTGGCCTCGGCAAGCGAGATCCCCGAGGATCTGCGCCTCTTCGTTCCGGATCCGGAGGGCGCCGAGGCGTATCCGATCGTCAGCTATACCTGGATCCTGCTGAACGAGCACTATGCCGATCCGGCCAAGGGTACCGCGCTCAAGGACGCTCTGACCTGGGGGCTCGACCAGGGCCAGGTGGTGGCGCGTGATCTGGGCTATGTTCCGCTGCCGGAACCCATGATCGCGAAGGCCAGGGAGGCGCTCGCGCGCGTTCGATAG
- the pstB gene encoding phosphate ABC transporter ATP-binding protein PstB: MNAVAESVFVAQPYQAAGDIIIDCKVDKIFYGDFLAVRDSTVPIEKKKITGFIGPSGCGKSTVLRSLNRMNDLIQVFRFLGSVLYHGQDVYAAKVDPVLVRRYIGMVFQQPNPFSMSIYDNVAFGLRLNRFKGDMDERVQKALERAALWKEVKDKLKNSGLSLSGGQQQRLCIARAIATEPDVLLMDEPCSALDPIATRQVEELMLELKENYTLALVTHNMQQATRVADTTAFFSVDISHGGRTGYLVEMGPTRQIFEDPRERLTKDYISGQFS, translated from the coding sequence ATGAACGCAGTAGCAGAGTCGGTCTTCGTCGCGCAGCCGTACCAGGCCGCGGGCGACATCATCATCGATTGCAAGGTGGACAAGATCTTCTATGGGGACTTCCTCGCCGTGCGCGATAGCACGGTGCCGATCGAGAAGAAGAAGATCACCGGCTTCATCGGCCCCTCCGGCTGCGGCAAGTCCACGGTGCTGCGCAGCCTCAACCGCATGAACGACCTGATCCAGGTCTTTCGCTTCCTGGGCAGCGTGTTGTACCACGGACAGGATGTTTATGCGGCCAAGGTCGACCCGGTGCTGGTGCGCCGTTACATCGGCATGGTCTTCCAGCAGCCCAACCCCTTCTCCATGAGCATCTATGACAACGTCGCCTTCGGGCTGCGGCTCAACCGCTTCAAGGGCGACATGGACGAGCGGGTGCAGAAGGCCCTGGAGCGCGCGGCGCTGTGGAAAGAGGTCAAGGACAAGCTCAAGAACAGCGGGCTGTCGCTCTCCGGCGGTCAGCAGCAGCGTCTGTGCATCGCGCGCGCCATTGCAACGGAGCCGGACGTGCTGCTGATGGACGAGCCCTGCTCGGCGCTCGACCCCATCGCCACCCGTCAGGTCGAGGAACTGATGCTGGAGCTGAAGGAGAACTACACGCTGGCGCTGGTGACCCACAACATGCAGCAGGCGACCCGCGTGGCGGACACCACCGCCTTCTTCTCGGTCGATATCTCCCACGGCGGGCGCACCGGCTATCTGGTGGAAATGGGGCCCACCAGGCAAATCTTCGAGGATCCCAGGGAACGGCTCACCAAGGACTACATCTCCGGCCAGTTCAGTTGA
- the pstA gene encoding phosphate ABC transporter permease PstA gives MSDFDLTMPPEAARPTPRLTRQGLEVRALQSGVLTGLTWLAAVLASVPLFSVIYLLLVQGGSRLFGSDFVEVITGLPPAGFELGGGIGPAIVGTLAMVGIASVISIPIGILAAIYLGVLDPHSKMANTSRFLAKVLTGFPSIMAGVFVYAVLVIHWGYSAWAGGIALAVLMLRTVVLAAEEAISQVPQRMKDAAYGMGCTRTQVIWKVVLPTGLPGILTGVLLAVAGAAGESAPLLFTALFSNYFISELSEPTASLSILIYNFSGMPFPNQIELAWTASLVLVLLVLVFNILARLIGQPKV, from the coding sequence ATGAGCGACTTCGACCTCACCATGCCGCCCGAGGCGGCCCGCCCCACGCCGCGACTCACCCGCCAGGGACTTGAGGTACGGGCGCTACAAAGCGGCGTCCTCACCGGTTTGACCTGGCTCGCCGCGGTGCTGGCGTCGGTGCCGCTGTTCTCCGTGATCTATCTGCTCCTGGTGCAGGGCGGGAGCCGTCTGTTCGGGAGCGACTTCGTCGAGGTCATCACCGGTCTGCCCCCCGCCGGTTTCGAGCTGGGCGGCGGCATCGGACCGGCCATCGTCGGAACCCTGGCGATGGTCGGCATCGCCTCCGTCATCAGTATTCCCATCGGCATCCTGGCGGCCATCTATCTCGGCGTGCTCGACCCGCATAGCAAGATGGCCAACACCTCCCGGTTCCTCGCCAAGGTGCTGACCGGCTTTCCCTCGATCATGGCGGGCGTCTTCGTCTACGCGGTGCTGGTCATCCACTGGGGTTATTCGGCCTGGGCGGGCGGTATCGCGCTGGCGGTGCTGATGCTGCGCACCGTGGTCCTGGCCGCCGAGGAGGCGATCTCCCAGGTGCCTCAGCGTATGAAGGACGCCGCCTATGGCATGGGCTGCACCCGCACCCAGGTGATCTGGAAGGTGGTGCTGCCCACCGGCTTGCCGGGCATCCTGACCGGTGTCTTGCTGGCGGTGGCCGGCGCGGCGGGCGAATCGGCGCCGCTGCTCTTTACCGCGCTCTTCAGTAATTACTTTATCTCCGAGCTGTCGGAGCCGACCGCGTCGCTCTCGATCCTGATCTACAACTTCTCCGGCATGCCCTTCCCCAACCAGATCGAACTGGCCTGGACCGCGTCGCTGGTGCTGGTGTTGCTCGTGCTGGTGTTCAACATCCTCGCGCGCCTGATCGGCCAGCCCAAGGTTTGA
- the pstC gene encoding phosphate ABC transporter permease subunit PstC: MAKLFAAADSATSVSGPPSAGDYATDSLFRGIAWFSAFLIIVLTGYILWEILREAFPAIQTYGLGFITGTTWNVNKAEFGVLPEIWGTLYSSLLALFLGGIFGIAIAIFLTQDFIDHRLATVFRTVIEMLAAIPSVVFGLWGIFVLIPLLKPGAEWLHSQFGWFPLFSTDLAGPGMAPAALVLAIMILPTVAAISVDAFRRIPYKVKEAAYGMGTTRWEAILKVMLPTASSGILAALVLGFGRALGETMALAMLIGNANQISLSLFSPANTLASLLASTFPEAGQIEVQALMYAALVLLVITFIVNVAGLAVQQYTIRKFEGKK; this comes from the coding sequence ATGGCCAAACTCTTTGCAGCAGCGGATTCCGCGACCAGTGTCTCGGGACCGCCCTCCGCAGGCGATTATGCGACCGACAGTCTCTTTCGGGGGATTGCCTGGTTCAGCGCCTTTCTCATCATCGTCCTGACCGGTTATATCCTCTGGGAGATCCTCCGCGAGGCTTTTCCGGCCATCCAAACTTACGGACTCGGCTTCATCACCGGCACCACCTGGAACGTCAACAAGGCCGAGTTCGGCGTACTGCCCGAGATCTGGGGCACCCTCTACAGCTCGCTGCTCGCGCTCTTCCTCGGCGGGATCTTCGGGATCGCCATCGCCATCTTCCTAACCCAGGATTTCATCGATCATCGCCTGGCCACGGTCTTCCGCACCGTCATCGAGATGCTCGCGGCGATCCCCTCGGTCGTGTTCGGACTCTGGGGCATCTTCGTGCTGATCCCGCTGCTCAAACCCGGCGCCGAGTGGCTGCACAGTCAATTCGGCTGGTTCCCGCTCTTTAGCACCGACCTGGCCGGTCCGGGCATGGCCCCCGCCGCGCTGGTGCTGGCGATCATGATCCTGCCGACGGTGGCGGCGATCTCGGTCGACGCCTTCCGCCGGATTCCCTACAAGGTCAAGGAGGCCGCCTATGGCATGGGCACGACCCGCTGGGAGGCGATCCTCAAGGTGATGCTGCCAACCGCCTCGTCCGGCATCCTCGCCGCGCTGGTGCTGGGTTTCGGGCGCGCGCTGGGCGAGACCATGGCGCTCGCCATGCTCATCGGCAACGCCAACCAGATCAGCCTGTCGCTCTTCTCCCCGGCCAATACACTCGCCTCCCTGCTGGCGTCGACCTTTCCGGAGGCGGGTCAGATCGAGGTGCAGGCCCTGATGTACGCCGCCCTGGTCCTGCTCGTCATCACCTTCATCGTCAATGTGGCGGGGCTGGCCGTTCAGCAATACACCATCCGCAAGTTCGAGGGTAAGAAATGA
- the pstS gene encoding phosphate ABC transporter substrate-binding protein PstS, with the protein MRKATFIQSALAAGFVSILAFSGTVSADVKLNGSGASFPFPIYSKWFKDFSKAEKGIRVDYQSKGSGAGIQDLINGTVDFAASDAAMEDDEIAKVKQGVVLLPMTAGEIVLIYNLKGVDELKLSRAAYAGIFSGTITQWNDPAIAATNPGVALPDKAITVVTRSDSSGTSYVFSGHLAAISPEFEKAVGKSKQPNWPSSGKFVAAPKNDGVTAQVQQNEGSIGYVEYGFAKLTGWKQVAQIENKSGNFVSAGPETGAAALASSEFPEGTLPNSDAPNLIAWNWDPAGADAYPIVSFTWMLFYKDQDDAKAEALRKLVKYGIEEGQKIADSMGYIPLPENVQQKVMGAAEFIQ; encoded by the coding sequence ATGCGGAAGGCAACCTTCATCCAATCGGCGCTTGCCGCCGGTTTCGTTTCCATCCTGGCTTTTTCGGGCACCGTCAGCGCTGACGTCAAGCTCAACGGCTCGGGCGCCAGTTTTCCTTTTCCCATCTATTCCAAGTGGTTCAAGGATTTCAGCAAGGCTGAAAAAGGCATCCGGGTGGACTATCAGTCCAAGGGTTCGGGTGCCGGTATCCAGGATCTGATCAACGGGACCGTGGATTTCGCCGCCTCCGACGCGGCCATGGAAGACGATGAGATCGCCAAGGTGAAGCAGGGCGTGGTGCTGCTGCCCATGACCGCCGGCGAGATCGTGCTGATCTATAACCTGAAGGGCGTGGACGAACTCAAGCTGTCCCGCGCGGCTTACGCCGGCATCTTCAGCGGCACTATCACCCAGTGGAACGATCCGGCCATCGCCGCCACCAATCCTGGTGTCGCGCTGCCCGATAAGGCCATCACGGTCGTCACCCGCTCCGACTCCTCGGGCACCTCCTATGTCTTCTCCGGCCACCTGGCCGCCATCAGCCCCGAGTTCGAGAAGGCGGTTGGCAAGAGCAAGCAGCCGAACTGGCCGTCCTCCGGCAAGTTCGTCGCCGCGCCCAAGAACGATGGCGTCACCGCCCAGGTCCAGCAGAACGAAGGCTCGATCGGCTACGTCGAATATGGCTTTGCCAAGCTCACGGGCTGGAAACAGGTCGCCCAGATCGAGAACAAGTCGGGCAATTTCGTCTCCGCCGGCCCTGAAACAGGCGCTGCCGCGCTGGCCAGCTCCGAGTTCCCCGAGGGCACGCTCCCGAACAGCGACGCGCCCAATCTGATCGCCTGGAACTGGGATCCGGCTGGCGCTGACGCCTATCCCATCGTGTCCTTCACCTGGATGCTGTTCTACAAGGATCAGGACGACGCCAAGGCCGAGGCACTGCGCAAGCTGGTGAAGTACGGCATCGAGGAGGGGCAGAAAATCGCCGATTCCATGGGCTATATCCCCTTGCCCGAAAATGTTCAACAGAAAGTCATGGGCGCTGCCGAGTTCATTCAGTAA
- the pstS gene encoding phosphate ABC transporter substrate-binding protein PstS yields the protein MKLPPRFRLFSLALATLFMTALPQASFASEMIKIVGAGASFPAPIYLRWFRDYYLAHPEVQIDYQAIGSGGGVSNLINGTLDFAGSDLPVTAEDAAKVPGGIVQLPMTAGAVVIAYNLPGVDALKLSREAIAGIFLGRIARWNDPVIAAANPGVTLPDLPIFVVARGDSSGTTFVTARHLNAISPDFAQSVGVDMNPEWPQALKERGGLVRGLGNGGVAAFIQAIPGSIGYLQYSYAYLTNMTMALLQNRAGEYVAPDGDSFRAAIESFRADMDLSEIADPTGDGSYPILSLSWLVLRKDYPDERASVIRDVIGYALTDGQKVADLLGYIPLRDDAVKLILEKVETIQ from the coding sequence ATGAAGCTCCCACCTCGATTCCGTTTGTTCTCCCTCGCCTTGGCGACCCTGTTCATGACCGCGCTCCCGCAAGCCTCGTTCGCGTCGGAGATGATCAAGATCGTGGGTGCCGGGGCCAGCTTTCCAGCCCCGATCTATCTGCGCTGGTTCCGCGATTACTACCTCGCCCATCCCGAGGTGCAGATCGACTATCAGGCCATCGGCAGCGGTGGCGGCGTATCCAATCTCATCAACGGCACGCTTGACTTCGCCGGATCCGACCTTCCGGTGACAGCCGAGGACGCCGCGAAGGTTCCAGGAGGCATCGTGCAACTCCCCATGACCGCCGGGGCCGTCGTGATCGCCTATAACCTGCCGGGGGTCGACGCCCTCAAGCTCTCGCGCGAGGCCATCGCGGGGATCTTCCTGGGTCGGATCGCGCGCTGGAACGACCCGGTCATCGCGGCGGCCAACCCGGGCGTGACCCTGCCGGACCTGCCGATCTTCGTGGTCGCGCGGGGCGATTCGAGCGGGACGACCTTCGTGACGGCGCGCCACCTGAACGCCATCAGCCCGGACTTCGCGCAGAGCGTCGGCGTCGACATGAATCCCGAGTGGCCCCAGGCACTCAAGGAGCGCGGCGGTCTCGTGCGCGGGCTCGGCAATGGCGGCGTGGCGGCCTTCATCCAGGCGATTCCGGGTTCGATCGGCTATCTCCAGTATTCCTATGCCTACCTGACCAACATGACGATGGCCCTCCTGCAAAACCGCGCCGGCGAGTACGTGGCCCCGGATGGCGACTCCTTCCGCGCCGCCATCGAGTCCTTCCGCGCCGACATGGATCTGTCCGAGATCGCCGACCCCACGGGGGATGGCTCCTATCCGATTCTGTCGCTCTCCTGGCTGGTTCTGCGCAAGGACTACCCGGACGAACGCGCGAGCGTCATCAGGGACGTGATCGGCTACGCGCTGACCGATGGCCAGAAGGTCGCCGATCTGCTCGGCTACATTCCGCTCAGGGATGACGCGGTCAAGTTGATTCTGGAAAAGGTCGAGACGATCCAGTAG
- a CDS encoding glycogen/starch/alpha-glucan phosphorylase, producing MNTVVQSDLLSGHEHTRTGLSQAALKQAFIDNLFYLQGRFPEVATPHDFYMAAAYTLRDRLLDRWVKTARSYKHSQARTVCYLSAEFLLGPHLVNNLINLGIMDTARAAGEELGLDLDAIVQEEEEPGLGNGGLGRLAACYLDSLATLEIPAIGYGIRYEFGIFDQTIENGWQVEHTDAWLRNGNPWEIYRPKLRFPVKFGGHTQQYDDDGHLRIRWIPDLVIEGRAYDTPILGYGVNNANLLRLWSAHATQSFNFQSFNTGDYYGAVRAKVEAETISKILYPNDEPEAGKELRLKQQYFFVSCSLQDMLRLQFNTTGSVEKFHEKYSVQLNDTHPAVAVAELMRLLIDDYKMTWDPAWEITRHTFGYTNHTLLPEALETWSVELFGRILPRPLEIVYEINRCFLDEVRMRFLGDESRVARMSIIDETQGRRVRMAHLATVGSFAVNGVAAMHSELVKSTILKDFHDLWPEKFHNVTNGVTPRRFIVAANPRLATLLTERLGSDAWVRDLSLLRSLEAHADDTGLHADWQAVKTAAKEDLSNWLGKHAGVTPDPASLFDVQAKRIHEYKRQHLNVLHIVTLYQRLKANPHLDLPPRTFIFGGKAAPGYFMAKLIIKLINSVAEVINRDPQINGTLRVAFMPDFSVKNGQRLYPAADLSEQISLAGKEASGTGNMKFSMNGALTIGTLDGANVEIREEVGDENFFLFGLTAEQAQRHQAQGYRPWEFRHESEELRSALDLIDSGLFSHGDKELFRPLTNSLIQYDPFMVLADYEHYVSRQSEVGHAWRDREHWNRMSILNVARMGKFSSDRSIRDYCEQIWKVQPAPADV from the coding sequence ATGAACACCGTCGTCCAATCCGATCTGTTGAGCGGGCATGAACACACCCGTACCGGACTGTCGCAAGCGGCGCTGAAGCAGGCCTTCATCGACAATCTGTTTTATCTTCAGGGACGCTTTCCAGAAGTCGCGACGCCCCACGATTTCTACATGGCCGCCGCCTATACCCTGCGCGACCGGCTGCTTGATCGCTGGGTGAAGACGGCACGCAGCTATAAGCACAGCCAGGCCCGTACCGTCTGCTATCTGTCGGCCGAGTTCCTGCTCGGCCCGCATCTGGTCAATAACCTCATCAACCTCGGGATCATGGACACTGCCCGCGCGGCGGGCGAAGAGTTGGGGCTCGACCTCGATGCCATCGTGCAGGAAGAAGAAGAGCCAGGGCTCGGCAACGGCGGTTTGGGACGGCTTGCCGCCTGCTATCTGGACTCGCTCGCGACGCTTGAGATCCCCGCGATCGGTTACGGTATCCGTTACGAGTTCGGCATCTTCGACCAGACCATTGAGAACGGCTGGCAGGTCGAGCACACCGACGCCTGGCTGCGCAACGGCAATCCCTGGGAGATCTATCGCCCCAAGCTGCGCTTCCCGGTCAAATTTGGCGGCCACACTCAGCAATACGATGACGATGGCCATCTGCGCATCCGCTGGATTCCCGATCTGGTGATCGAGGGCCGCGCCTATGACACCCCGATCCTTGGCTACGGCGTGAACAACGCGAACCTGTTGCGGCTGTGGTCGGCCCACGCCACGCAATCCTTTAACTTTCAGTCTTTCAATACCGGCGACTATTACGGCGCGGTGCGGGCCAAGGTCGAGGCGGAGACGATCTCCAAGATCCTCTACCCCAACGACGAGCCCGAGGCCGGCAAGGAACTCCGACTCAAGCAGCAGTATTTCTTCGTCTCCTGCTCGCTCCAGGACATGCTTCGCCTGCAGTTCAACACGACTGGCTCAGTCGAAAAATTCCACGAGAAATACAGCGTTCAGCTCAACGACACCCACCCGGCGGTGGCCGTCGCGGAGCTGATGCGGCTCCTGATCGACGACTACAAGATGACCTGGGATCCGGCCTGGGAGATCACCCGTCACACCTTCGGTTACACCAATCACACCCTGCTCCCGGAGGCGCTGGAAACCTGGTCGGTCGAACTCTTCGGGCGCATCCTGCCGCGCCCGCTGGAGATCGTCTATGAGATCAATCGCTGCTTTCTCGACGAGGTCCGGATGCGTTTCCTGGGCGACGAGTCACGGGTGGCGCGCATGTCCATCATCGACGAGACGCAGGGGCGGCGGGTGCGCATGGCCCATCTGGCCACCGTTGGCAGCTTCGCGGTCAATGGCGTGGCCGCGATGCACTCGGAACTGGTCAAATCCACCATCCTCAAGGATTTCCATGACCTGTGGCCGGAAAAATTCCACAATGTCACCAATGGCGTCACGCCGCGCCGGTTCATCGTGGCGGCCAATCCACGCCTGGCGACGCTCCTGACCGAGCGCCTGGGGAGCGACGCCTGGGTGCGCGATCTGTCCCTGCTCAGATCGCTCGAAGCGCATGCCGATGACACCGGTCTGCACGCCGACTGGCAAGCGGTCAAGACCGCCGCCAAGGAGGATCTGTCGAACTGGCTCGGCAAGCACGCCGGCGTGACGCCGGACCCCGCCTCGCTGTTTGACGTCCAGGCCAAGCGCATCCACGAGTACAAGCGCCAGCACCTCAATGTGCTGCACATCGTCACCCTCTATCAGCGCCTGAAGGCGAACCCGCACCTGGATCTTCCGCCGCGCACCTTCATCTTCGGCGGCAAGGCGGCGCCCGGCTATTTCATGGCGAAGCTCATCATCAAGCTCATCAACTCGGTCGCCGAGGTGATCAACCGCGATCCGCAGATCAACGGCACCCTGCGCGTCGCCTTCATGCCCGACTTCAGCGTCAAGAACGGCCAGCGACTCTATCCGGCGGCGGATCTCTCGGAGCAGATCTCGCTGGCGGGCAAGGAGGCATCAGGCACCGGCAACATGAAGTTCTCCATGAACGGCGCTCTGACCATCGGCACGCTCGATGGGGCCAATGTCGAGATTCGCGAGGAGGTTGGCGACGAGAACTTCTTCCTCTTCGGACTCACCGCCGAGCAGGCGCAGCGGCATCAGGCGCAGGGTTATCGCCCCTGGGAGTTCCGTCACGAGAGCGAGGAACTCAGGTCCGCTCTCGATCTCATCGACTCCGGGCTCTTTTCGCACGGCGACAAGGAACTCTTCCGTCCGCTCACCAACAGCCTGATCCAATACGACCCCTTCATGGTTCTGGCCGACTACGAACACTATGTGAGTCGACAGAGTGAAGTGGGACACGCCTGGCGCGATCGGGAGCACTGGAATCGCATGTCCATCCTCAACGTCGCGCGGATGGGCAAGTTTTCCTCGGATCGCTCGATTCGGGATTATTGCGAGCAGATCTGGAAGGTTCAACCGGCACCGGCCGACGTCTAA